From the genome of Candidatus Electrothrix communis, one region includes:
- a CDS encoding homoserine dehydrogenase yields the protein MKHVNVGLIGFGTVGSGLAEVLLSQQERLQQRSGLTIRLAKVAAPSAKELPAQFADTALVNDAAELINDPDIDIVVELIGGIQPAKTFVMEAIAAGKHVVTANKALLSQEGKEIFAAAAAKGVEVGFEASVGGGIPLIKGLKEGLVANNILSIMGILNGTANYILTRMTDEGSAFADVLKDAQDLGFAEADPTYDVEGIDTAHKLAILMTMAYGMNITHDEIATEGISGIEPIDIEFAREFGCRIKLLAISRNHGDHVEARVHPTMVPNSHLLASISGAYNAVHFNGDMVGNVLLYGQGAGKMPTGSAVAADVVDIARDIAAGSVGRVPSLSYLPENIKDRAVTPLDQLSCPYYFRITALDQPGVLAAVSTVLSRHEISIESVIQKGREEGEPVSIVMQTHTAAESAVASALAEIDALEAITAPTVRIRMLEGE from the coding sequence CTTCAGCAGCGCAGCGGCCTCACTATTCGCCTAGCCAAGGTTGCTGCTCCCTCAGCAAAGGAGTTGCCAGCCCAGTTTGCTGATACCGCCTTGGTCAATGATGCTGCCGAACTGATCAATGATCCAGATATTGACATTGTTGTGGAGCTGATCGGCGGCATTCAGCCTGCCAAGACCTTTGTTATGGAGGCTATTGCTGCTGGCAAGCATGTGGTGACCGCCAATAAGGCCCTACTTTCCCAGGAGGGCAAGGAAATCTTTGCCGCTGCGGCAGCCAAGGGTGTTGAGGTGGGATTCGAAGCCAGTGTGGGCGGCGGTATTCCGTTGATCAAGGGATTGAAGGAAGGTTTGGTGGCCAATAATATCCTTTCTATTATGGGGATCCTTAACGGGACAGCCAACTACATCCTTACCCGGATGACCGACGAGGGCAGCGCTTTTGCCGATGTGCTCAAGGATGCCCAGGATTTGGGTTTTGCTGAGGCCGATCCCACCTATGATGTGGAGGGTATTGACACAGCCCATAAGCTGGCCATCCTCATGACTATGGCCTATGGCATGAATATTACCCATGACGAGATTGCCACTGAAGGCATCAGTGGCATTGAGCCCATCGACATAGAGTTTGCTCGTGAGTTTGGCTGCCGGATCAAGCTGCTGGCCATTAGCCGTAATCATGGTGACCATGTGGAGGCACGGGTGCATCCGACCATGGTGCCGAATTCCCATCTGCTGGCCTCTATCAGTGGGGCCTATAATGCGGTCCATTTTAATGGTGATATGGTGGGTAATGTCTTGCTTTACGGTCAGGGTGCGGGCAAGATGCCCACTGGTTCTGCGGTTGCTGCGGATGTGGTGGATATAGCTCGCGACATCGCTGCCGGTTCCGTGGGCCGGGTGCCTTCGCTCTCCTATCTGCCGGAGAACATCAAGGATCGGGCCGTGACCCCGCTGGATCAGCTGTCCTGTCCCTATTACTTCCGTATCACGGCGTTGGATCAGCCGGGTGTGCTGGCTGCTGTGTCCACGGTGCTCAGTCGGCATGAAATCAGTATTGAGTCGGTGATCCAAAAGGGGCGTGAGGAGGGCGAGCCGGTCTCTATTGTTATGCAGACGCATACTGCTGCCGAATCAGCAGTTGCCTCGGCCTTGGCAGAGATTGATGCTCTGGAGGCTATCACCGCGCCTACGGTGCGGATTAGGATGTTGGAGGGGGAGTAA
- a CDS encoding choice-of-anchor Q domain-containing protein yields MRAQLKMVLFLSTLLVLISGQAQGADIIVDAGGICTLADAITAVNNDADTGGCVASGIYGDDTITLAADVFLSVALPQVTTTITLEGDGHKIDGQNNSAVGSVLTIGNEGDLVLNGATVTGGNTSGDGGGINNWLGGAVTLTDSTVSGNSARWGGGIYNYSGTVTLTNSTVSENSADEGGGIVNYDGTVTLTSSTVSVNSAVGASGGIENWLGGAVTLTDSTVSGNIAGGDGGGISNFWEGGPGYWNNSVTLTNSTVSGNTAGGSGGGINNLWEDGFEGGGIVTLTNSAVSENSASDGGGICNWGDGTVTLINSTVNGNTANGFGGGVGNLWKDGFEGGGMVTLTNSTVSENSADYGGGICNYEGTVALTNSTVNGNLANDFGGGVENFYGTVTLTNSTVNENTAAGYDGGGVHNYNGGIATLVNSTVSGNTAASHGGGIENYNSGYLSNSVTLTNSTVSNNSASYGGGIDNYDGTVTLGSSIVSGNTATAVSVGDEVYTESGDITADNHNLFGHSSETNAEAFYNFTPGGSDVNATSDSTNMPLSSILETTLADNGGPTQTHALVAGSPAVDLDASCSTGLTIDQRGSPRPLGRGCDAGSFESTYSAKLEAMPWVYLLLLKK; encoded by the coding sequence ATGAGGGCACAATTGAAAATGGTACTTTTCTTGAGCACATTGTTGGTATTGATATCAGGCCAGGCGCAGGGGGCGGATATCATCGTGGATGCGGGCGGAATCTGTACCTTGGCCGATGCGATCACTGCGGTCAATAATGATGCGGACACCGGAGGCTGTGTCGCCAGCGGGATTTATGGCGATGACACTATCACCTTGGCGGCTGATGTCTTCCTTAGTGTCGCCCTTCCGCAAGTCACCACCACGATCACCCTTGAGGGCGATGGGCATAAGATTGACGGCCAGAACAACAGTGCAGTAGGCTCTGTGCTGACAATCGGCAACGAGGGCGACCTAGTCCTGAACGGGGCTACGGTCACCGGCGGGAACACGTCTGGCGACGGCGGAGGGATTAACAATTGGTTAGGCGGTGCAGTTACGCTGACCGATTCCACAGTCAGCGGAAATTCAGCGCGGTGGGGCGGAGGGATTTACAATTACAGCGGCACAGTCACGTTGACCAACTCCACAGTTAGCGAGAACTCGGCAGACGAAGGCGGGGGGATTGTAAATTACGACGGGACAGTCACGCTGACCAGCTCCACAGTCAGCGTGAACTCGGCAGTAGGCGCCAGCGGCGGGATTGAGAATTGGTTAGGTGGTGCAGTCACGCTGACCGATTCCACAGTCAGCGGAAACATAGCGGGGGGCGACGGCGGCGGGATCAGTAATTTTTGGGAAGGAGGGCCTGGCTATTGGAACAATTCAGTCACGCTGACCAACTCCACAGTCAGCGGCAACACAGCGGGGGGCTCGGGCGGAGGGATTAATAATCTATGGGAAGACGGGTTTGAAGGCGGCGGCATAGTCACATTAACCAACTCCGCAGTCAGCGAGAACTCGGCATCCGACGGCGGAGGGATTTGCAATTGGGGCGACGGCACAGTCACGCTGATCAACTCCACGGTCAACGGAAACACAGCAAATGGCTTTGGCGGGGGGGTTGGGAATCTGTGGAAAGACGGGTTTGAAGGCGGCGGCATGGTTACGCTGACCAACTCCACAGTCAGCGAGAACTCGGCAGACTACGGCGGAGGGATTTGCAATTACGAGGGCACAGTCGCGCTGACCAATTCCACAGTCAACGGAAATTTAGCAAATGACTTTGGCGGGGGAGTTGAAAATTTCTACGGCACAGTCACGTTGACCAATTCCACAGTCAACGAAAACACAGCGGCAGGCTATGACGGTGGGGGAGTTCATAATTACAACGGCGGTATAGCCACCCTGGTTAACTCCACAGTTAGCGGAAATACAGCAGCGAGCCACGGCGGGGGGATTGAAAATTACAACTCTGGCTATTTGAGCAATTCAGTCACGCTGACCAACTCCACGGTCAGCAATAACTCAGCATCCTACGGCGGAGGGATTGACAATTACGATGGCACAGTCACGCTGGGCAGCTCAATCGTCAGCGGGAATACAGCTACAGCTGTTTCCGTTGGCGATGAAGTCTATACCGAAAGCGGCGATATCACCGCAGACAACCATAATCTCTTTGGCCACAGCAGCGAGACGAATGCCGAGGCCTTCTATAATTTCACGCCCGGCGGCAGCGATGTCAATGCTACCAGCGACAGCACGAACATGCCTCTGAGCTCCATTCTTGAAACGACCTTGGCTGACAACGGTGGCCCCACTCAAACCCATGCCCTGGTTGCAGGCAGCCCGGCTGTTGATCTGGACGCATCATGCAGCACGGGGTTGACCATAGACCAACGCGGCTCCCCCCGCCCGCTCGGCAGAGGCTGCGATGCGGGTTCCTTTGAATCTACCTACAGCGCAAAATTAGAGGCCATGCCGTGGGTGTACCTCTTGCTTCTGAAGAAGTGA
- a CDS encoding choice-of-anchor Q domain-containing protein — MKMYFWKQAWLKAPLLLCLAAGQVQAATITADGNCTLADAITAANTDTATGNCISGDAGKDTIELTYSPLLPEEQLSLPTEAIIITPPITPINEKMLPQITTEIAINGNDNTLNGNNNLAVGSLLHVASSGILTLNEITITGGTGYIGEDGHRHGGGIYSNGGSLTLNNSTVSGNLAAGNGGGIYSNGGFLTMTNSTVSENSNSAYPYGTGINYGGGIFIDDSIVTLINSTVNRNEAWSSGGGIYSNGSTLTLTNSTVSGNSTFYDNGGGIYANSSTLSLTDSTVSENKGFFGGGIYAEFLNDTGDTITLTNSTVSRNESWLGGGIFVFDSNLKLINSTASGNLASDHGGWIYSYGGGICVFASTAMLTNSTISGNEAAHDGGGIYSDGGFLMLTNSTVSKNEAGDHGGGIYNNIGHIALTGSIISGNTANNGNEISDLNGDITGYNYNLFGHSNETNTQAFFNFTPSTKDVTATSDGTTPTAPDAILLPLADNGGPTQTHALVTDSPAVDLDTACSGNLTEDQRGEPRPDTGCDAGAFEGSISLSNSTAFLPTLYLLLLNN, encoded by the coding sequence ATGAAAATGTATTTTTGGAAACAGGCATGGCTCAAGGCCCCCTTACTGCTCTGCCTTGCAGCAGGTCAAGTGCAGGCTGCAACTATCACTGCCGATGGGAACTGCACTTTGGCCGATGCCATCACTGCGGCCAACACAGATACTGCAACAGGCAACTGCATTAGCGGTGATGCTGGCAAGGACACCATTGAGTTAACCTACAGCCCACTCCTTCCTGAAGAGCAACTTTCATTGCCTACAGAAGCAATAATAATAACCCCACCTATAACGCCTATTAATGAAAAAATGCTACCGCAGATCACAACAGAGATAGCCATTAACGGCAATGACAACACCCTTAATGGCAACAATAATTTGGCTGTAGGCAGCCTACTACACGTCGCCAGCAGCGGCATCCTGACCTTAAACGAGATCACTATCACTGGTGGGACAGGATACATAGGTGAAGATGGGCACCGTCATGGCGGCGGGATTTATAGTAATGGCGGCTCCCTTACGCTGAACAACTCCACGGTCAGCGGAAATTTGGCTGCTGGTAACGGTGGAGGGATTTATAGCAACGGTGGCTTCCTTACGATGACCAATTCCACGGTCAGCGAAAATTCGAATTCGGCATATCCCTATGGCACTGGAATTAACTATGGCGGGGGTATTTTCATTGACGACTCCATCGTCACACTGATCAATTCCACGGTCAACAGAAATGAGGCTTGGTCTAGCGGTGGGGGGATTTACAGTAACGGCAGCACCCTTACGCTGACCAACTCCACAGTCAGCGGAAATTCGACATTTTATGACAATGGTGGAGGGATTTATGCTAATTCCTCCACCCTCAGCTTGACAGACTCCACGGTCAGCGAAAATAAGGGTTTTTTCGGCGGTGGAATTTACGCTGAATTTCTTAATGACACCGGAGACACCATCACACTGACCAACTCTACAGTTAGCAGAAATGAGAGTTGGTTAGGCGGCGGGATTTTTGTTTTTGATTCCAATCTCAAACTAATCAATTCCACAGCCAGCGGAAACTTGGCAAGCGATCATGGCGGATGGATCTATAGTTACGGCGGCGGGATTTGTGTTTTTGCTTCCACCGCCATGCTGACTAACTCCACGATCAGCGGGAATGAGGCGGCCCATGATGGAGGGGGAATCTATAGTGACGGCGGCTTCCTTATGCTGACCAACTCAACGGTCAGCAAAAATGAGGCTGGCGATCATGGCGGAGGCATTTATAACAATATAGGACATATAGCATTGACCGGATCGATTATCAGCGGCAACACAGCTAACAATGGGAATGAAATAAGCGATTTAAACGGAGACATTACTGGCTATAATTATAATCTTTTCGGCCACAGTAACGAGACCAATACTCAAGCCTTCTTCAACTTCACACCCAGCACCAAGGATGTCACCGCCACCAGCGACGGCACAACTCCGACTGCCCCGGATGCCATTCTCCTCCCCCTTGCCGACAACGGCGGCCCGACCCAGACCCATGCCCTAGTTACCGACAGCCCAGCAGTCGATCTGGATACAGCATGCAGCGGCAACTTGACTGAGGATCAACGTGGTGAGCCCCGACCAGATACAGGATGTGATGCAGGTGCCTTTGAGGGTAGCATCAGCCTGAGCAACAGCACAGCCTTCCTGCCAACCCTCTATCTTCTATTGTTGAACAACTGA
- a CDS encoding cofactor-independent phosphoglycerate mutase: MKYILLIGDGMGDTPVPELGDKTPLEAAHKPAIDRLCAAAEPLLVRTVPEGYPPGSDVANLSLLGYEPEKYYTGRAPLEAASIGVEIPEGALAFRCNLVTVLFEGNERLTMLDHSAGHITTPEATELITAVQAACGTDQLRFYPGVSYRHLLIHQGEAPVSLGTVPPHDYLDQDVTEFYGQYLGIDYLAELMQTSARVLAEHPVNQQRAAEGKGVANSLWIWGEGKKPAMNTLQERHGITGSLISAVDLLKGLGVCSGLEVPEVEGATGWLDTNYQGKVDAALDALTRQDFALVHVEAPDEAGHQGSATNKVRAIEDFDAKVVAPIVAEMDRRGEPYRLVVTMDHYTPIARRTHEDWPVPMFIYDSQGVDQPAGTSYTEANIIAAAEQNDLCLESGAAFFTRFVTPKIASDASQDGEDHG; encoded by the coding sequence ATGAAATACATTCTTCTTATTGGCGACGGCATGGGTGATACCCCTGTGCCGGAACTCGGGGACAAGACCCCGCTGGAAGCCGCCCATAAACCCGCCATTGACCGACTTTGTGCAGCTGCGGAGCCACTTCTTGTTCGCACCGTCCCGGAGGGTTATCCGCCGGGCAGTGATGTGGCCAATCTCTCCCTGCTCGGTTATGAGCCGGAGAAATACTACACTGGTCGGGCACCTTTGGAAGCGGCCAGTATAGGAGTAGAAATTCCAGAGGGAGCTCTGGCCTTTCGCTGCAATCTGGTCACGGTACTCTTTGAGGGCAATGAACGTCTGACTATGCTGGACCATAGTGCCGGTCATATCACCACTCCCGAGGCAACCGAGCTGATCACAGCGGTGCAGGCGGCCTGTGGCACAGATCAACTACGATTCTATCCGGGAGTGAGTTATCGGCATCTGCTTATCCATCAGGGGGAGGCCCCGGTCTCTCTCGGTACAGTTCCGCCCCATGATTATCTTGATCAGGATGTGACCGAGTTCTATGGGCAGTACCTCGGGATTGATTATCTTGCCGAGCTGATGCAAACCTCGGCCCGAGTACTGGCCGAGCATCCGGTTAACCAGCAGCGGGCAGCGGAAGGTAAGGGGGTGGCCAATAGCCTCTGGATTTGGGGTGAGGGGAAAAAGCCTGCCATGAATACTTTGCAGGAGCGGCACGGGATTACCGGCAGTTTGATTTCTGCGGTGGATCTGCTCAAGGGGCTTGGCGTGTGCAGCGGCTTGGAGGTGCCGGAAGTCGAGGGGGCAACCGGCTGGCTGGACACCAATTATCAGGGCAAAGTGGATGCTGCTCTTGACGCGTTGACAAGGCAGGATTTTGCTCTGGTGCATGTGGAAGCTCCAGACGAGGCTGGGCACCAAGGGTCGGCAACCAACAAGGTGCGGGCGATTGAGGATTTTGATGCCAAGGTCGTGGCCCCGATTGTTGCCGAGATGGATCGCCGGGGAGAGCCTTATCGGCTGGTGGTTACTATGGATCATTACACGCCCATTGCCCGTCGCACCCACGAGGATTGGCCTGTGCCCATGTTCATCTACGATTCGCAGGGTGTTGATCAACCTGCCGGAACCAGTTACACCGAGGCGAACATCATTGCGGCAGCAGAGCAAAACGACCTCTGTCTTGAGAGCGGGGCTGCCTTCTTTACCCGCTTTGTCACGCCTAAGATCGCTTCTGACGCGTCTCAGGATGGAGAAGATCATGGTTGA
- a CDS encoding thioesterase family protein produces the protein MVDLHMRMIDPVFRVQYRVIYGDTDSGGVMYNANYLRLVEIGRTELMRNWAIPYSEMERQGLVLPVTESYLRYKAPARYDDLITIATSLAEVKFVSCRFHYKITRAEEGREQLLVKGFTNHACINRQGKLMSFPDNIRETIQGVWQQKEQRA, from the coding sequence ATGGTTGATCTGCATATGCGGATGATAGATCCTGTCTTTCGGGTGCAGTATCGGGTGATCTACGGCGATACCGACTCCGGCGGGGTGATGTATAATGCGAATTATCTCCGTTTGGTGGAAATAGGGCGCACCGAGCTGATGCGTAACTGGGCCATTCCCTATAGCGAGATGGAGCGGCAGGGGCTTGTCCTACCGGTGACGGAGAGTTATCTTCGCTACAAGGCCCCGGCCAGATATGATGATCTGATCACTATCGCCACCTCTCTTGCCGAGGTCAAATTTGTTTCTTGTCGCTTCCATTACAAGATCACCAGGGCGGAAGAGGGTCGGGAGCAGCTCTTGGTTAAGGGGTTTACCAATCATGCCTGTATTAATCGGCAGGGAAAATTGATGTCCTTTCCAGATAATATTCGGGAGACTATTCAGGGCGTATGGCAGCAGAAAGAACAGAGGGCGTAG
- a CDS encoding DUF3365 domain-containing protein, with amino-acid sequence MTSEPRDKIQSFEEQECKLQRRYGWVLAFLWLATVMVSLTWNMHRIKESTLETARTHARSSFKKDIIYRRWNAMHGGVYVPVTDTTPSNHYLPVEQRDIVTSTGMRLTLLNPAYMTRQALELQRQESGVQGHITSLNPIRPENKADPWESAALHQFAQGGKEVSSVEIMKGIPYMRLMKPLMVKAECLQCHAEQGYRVGNVRGGISVSVPLVPLQEIADHNRLILFSWHMVLLFIGLSGVYCGNKKILKNIEQRKQVEHELEQAYGELEQRVEARTLELKQEIEERKKAQQETLQAQREWERTFDSVPDLITILNDRHEVIHANKAMSKMLDMPLDQMLKSKCYRLMHDIDSPPSFCPHSKLLKDYQPCSTEVFDEHSDSYFHVMVTPLYDDNSSFVGSVRVARDITAQKEAEANLRKAEKMEAFGLMAGGVAHDLNNILAAIVGYPDLLLMELPDDSSLRQPIEIIRQSGERAAEVVADLLTVARGVVAERKPANLNTLIREYLVSPEGKELQKWHAEVSFTAKFEPDLMNISCSSIHLKKCIMNLVGNAAEAINASGIVTITTRNQVVDASMTTTDGLTIQAGTYAVVGIRDTGSGIEEKDLQHIFEPFYSKKVMGRSGTGLGLAVVWNSVQDHEGGIIVDSGPQGTLFELFFPAITDELIQEDEDVTLDSLKGHGERVLVVDDDAQQREIAERMLNLLGYTVHTVTSGEEAVRYMQENEAALLVLDMVMGPGINGRETYEEIIAIHPDQKTIVISGFSASEEIEKMKELGVDLLVKKPFRFEILAKAVRQALQ; translated from the coding sequence ATGACATCCGAGCCAAGGGATAAAATACAGAGTTTTGAAGAGCAGGAATGCAAGCTGCAGCGGAGGTATGGCTGGGTGCTTGCTTTTTTATGGCTGGCAACGGTCATGGTTTCCCTTACATGGAATATGCACAGGATTAAGGAGAGTACTCTGGAAACTGCCCGGACCCATGCTCGCTCCTCTTTTAAAAAAGACATTATTTACCGCCGATGGAATGCAATGCACGGCGGCGTCTATGTGCCGGTGACCGATACGACGCCAAGCAATCATTATCTGCCCGTTGAGCAACGTGATATTGTTACATCGACCGGAATGAGATTGACCCTGCTTAATCCAGCTTATATGACTCGGCAAGCCTTGGAGTTGCAGAGGCAAGAAAGCGGAGTACAAGGGCATATCACCAGTCTCAATCCAATTCGTCCTGAAAACAAAGCTGATCCATGGGAAAGTGCCGCCCTGCACCAATTCGCTCAGGGGGGGAAGGAGGTCAGCTCTGTTGAGATCATGAAAGGAATACCTTACATGCGTCTCATGAAGCCCCTCATGGTAAAGGCGGAATGTCTGCAATGTCATGCTGAGCAGGGGTACCGAGTCGGTAATGTGCGTGGGGGGATATCCGTTTCAGTACCGCTGGTTCCGTTGCAGGAAATTGCTGATCATAACAGATTGATACTCTTTTCATGGCATATGGTGCTTCTGTTTATCGGGCTCAGTGGTGTCTATTGCGGTAACAAGAAAATCCTCAAGAATATTGAGCAGCGTAAACAGGTGGAGCATGAACTGGAGCAGGCATACGGAGAACTGGAACAACGTGTTGAGGCTCGGACCTTGGAGCTTAAACAGGAAATAGAAGAACGTAAAAAGGCGCAGCAGGAAACCTTGCAAGCTCAAAGAGAGTGGGAACGGACCTTTGATTCCGTGCCTGACCTGATCACTATCCTCAATGATCGGCATGAGGTCATACACGCCAATAAAGCTATGTCCAAAATGCTGGATATGCCGCTGGATCAGATGCTCAAGAGTAAATGTTATCGCCTCATGCATGATATAGACTCGCCGCCGTCCTTTTGTCCTCACAGTAAACTGCTCAAGGATTATCAACCCTGTTCTACGGAAGTTTTTGACGAGCATTCAGATTCTTATTTTCATGTTATGGTTACACCGTTATATGACGATAACAGTTCTTTTGTCGGATCGGTGCGTGTGGCTCGTGATATTACTGCACAGAAAGAGGCAGAGGCGAATTTACGCAAAGCGGAAAAGATGGAGGCCTTCGGTCTGATGGCCGGTGGGGTGGCCCATGACCTCAATAATATCCTCGCCGCCATAGTTGGTTACCCCGACTTGTTGCTCATGGAACTTCCTGATGACAGTAGCCTTAGACAACCGATCGAAATTATACGACAATCAGGAGAAAGGGCTGCCGAGGTTGTGGCGGATCTGCTGACCGTTGCTCGTGGTGTCGTGGCGGAGCGGAAACCTGCCAATCTCAATACGCTCATTCGTGAGTATCTTGTTTCGCCGGAAGGAAAAGAATTGCAGAAATGGCATGCGGAAGTCTCCTTTACTGCCAAATTTGAACCCGACCTGATGAATATAAGCTGCTCTTCTATTCATTTGAAAAAATGTATTATGAATCTGGTTGGTAATGCTGCCGAGGCTATCAATGCGAGTGGCATTGTCACCATAACAACCCGCAATCAGGTTGTTGACGCGTCGATGACAACAACAGACGGTCTGACTATTCAGGCCGGGACATATGCTGTTGTCGGTATCAGAGACACCGGTTCCGGCATTGAAGAAAAAGACCTGCAACATATTTTTGAGCCTTTCTACAGTAAAAAAGTGATGGGTAGAAGCGGGACCGGATTGGGGCTGGCAGTTGTTTGGAACAGCGTGCAGGATCACGAGGGTGGTATCATTGTTGACTCAGGACCTCAGGGAACACTGTTCGAGCTTTTTTTTCCGGCAATCACTGATGAGCTGATCCAGGAGGACGAGGATGTGACGCTGGATAGCTTGAAAGGGCATGGAGAGAGGGTGCTGGTGGTTGATGATGATGCACAACAGCGAGAGATTGCAGAGAGAATGTTGAATCTTTTAGGATACACCGTCCATACGGTTACCTCTGGAGAGGAGGCTGTCCGCTATATGCAAGAAAATGAGGCGGCCCTGCTGGTGTTGGATATGGTTATGGGGCCTGGCATCAACGGTCGTGAAACCTACGAGGAGATCATTGCAATCCATCCCGACCAGAAGACCATTGTTATCAGCGGATTCTCGGCAAGTGAAGAGATAGAAAAGATGAAGGAACTCGGTGTTGATCTCCTGGTCAAAAAACCGTTTCGGTTTGAAATTTTGGCCAAGGCGGTAAGGCAGGCGTTGCAATGA
- a CDS encoding TolC family protein: MKRHIFICLLCLIPIILPCSSVFSAEKEEKALSAYLEQALIGNDALLAARAQFRAASAKVRQAGVLPDPKLEIQYYLEPIETRTGPQQAALGIGQGLPWFGKLPLMRKLSSHDEAIAGARIAVVELDVARQIKTAYIEYCFLGRSQQVVADNLELLRYLEGVARSRYTGGKATYFDVLKIQAELARTQDKARTLEDQASPLRIRINNLLGTEPGQARAVPKHLPKVVLKKKERAIYTLALENAPLLQAAQERIAKARTGKDLAEKDFFPDFQVSLKTILTGSAEYGDPPDSGSDPVIAGVSMNLPIFRDRRRAKVAEQNAGIKAARSLEEEQKRGLKNRIEQGLYAYRDAERRVALYRDELLPNAQQQIEVAVSGFQSGKNSILEMIDAEQSLLTFSLAASRALADRALAVAGLEAQAGVVLATWEEPDLAEPNDTEDIKEVEPEKK; this comes from the coding sequence ATGAAGCGACATATCTTCATCTGCCTCCTCTGTCTGATCCCGATCATACTGCCCTGTTCCTCTGTTTTCTCCGCTGAAAAAGAGGAGAAGGCCCTGTCCGCCTATCTTGAACAGGCCCTTATCGGCAATGATGCTCTGCTGGCAGCGCGTGCACAATTTCGAGCTGCCTCGGCAAAGGTACGCCAGGCTGGAGTGCTGCCGGACCCGAAACTTGAAATCCAGTATTATCTTGAGCCTATTGAGACGAGAACCGGTCCGCAGCAGGCCGCTCTGGGGATTGGCCAGGGGCTACCCTGGTTTGGCAAACTTCCCCTGATGCGTAAACTGAGCAGTCATGACGAAGCCATTGCAGGGGCAAGAATCGCGGTGGTGGAGCTGGATGTGGCACGACAAATCAAAACAGCCTATATTGAATATTGCTTTCTTGGTCGCTCCCAACAGGTTGTGGCGGATAACCTTGAACTGCTTCGTTATCTTGAAGGGGTCGCCCGCAGCCGTTATACAGGAGGAAAAGCGACCTATTTTGATGTGCTCAAAATTCAGGCGGAACTGGCCCGGACCCAGGACAAAGCCCGGACCCTGGAAGATCAGGCATCTCCTCTCCGAATCCGCATCAATAACCTGCTGGGTACTGAACCGGGGCAGGCTCGTGCCGTGCCGAAGCATCTGCCCAAGGTTGTCCTGAAAAAAAAGGAGCGTGCCATCTACACCCTTGCTCTTGAAAATGCTCCCCTGCTCCAGGCAGCACAGGAGCGTATTGCCAAGGCGCGGACCGGCAAAGATCTGGCGGAAAAGGATTTTTTTCCTGATTTCCAGGTGTCGTTAAAAACTATCCTGACCGGGTCTGCCGAATACGGCGACCCACCCGACAGTGGCTCAGACCCGGTGATTGCCGGAGTCAGCATGAACCTGCCCATTTTCCGTGACCGTCGCCGTGCAAAGGTGGCTGAACAGAATGCAGGTATCAAGGCGGCCCGATCATTAGAAGAGGAACAGAAGCGAGGCCTGAAAAACAGGATTGAGCAGGGCCTGTACGCCTATCGGGATGCAGAGCGCAGAGTTGCCCTGTACAGGGATGAGTTACTTCCCAATGCCCAACAGCAGATTGAGGTTGCGGTCAGTGGATTTCAGAGTGGAAAAAACTCCATCCTGGAAATGATTGATGCGGAACAGAGCCTGCTGACCTTTTCTCTGGCTGCAAGTCGTGCCCTGGCTGACAGGGCCTTGGCCGTAGCCGGATTAGAGGCCCAGGCCGGGGTTGTTCTGGCGACCTGGGAAGAGCCGGACCTCGCAGAACCGAACGACACCGAAGATATAAAAGAAGTTGAACCAGAAAAAAAATAA
- a CDS encoding YHS domain-containing protein has translation MRILKTFSLASLCLLMLLSFAGNVFAVPQTKCPVMGGDINKEIYADHEGKRVYFCCAACLPQFQENPEEYLAKMEKAGVEPGAVPAETGDVAPDQPADNEGHSGHTK, from the coding sequence ATGCGTATTCTTAAAACATTCAGCCTTGCCAGTCTGTGTCTTCTCATGCTGCTGAGTTTCGCAGGCAACGTTTTCGCTGTCCCGCAGACCAAATGTCCGGTCATGGGCGGTGATATCAACAAAGAAATCTATGCTGATCATGAGGGAAAACGAGTCTATTTCTGCTGTGCAGCCTGTCTTCCCCAATTCCAAGAGAACCCGGAAGAATACCTGGCCAAGATGGAAAAAGCTGGCGTAGAGCCAGGGGCTGTCCCGGCGGAGACCGGTGATGTAGCCCCGGACCAACCTGCCGATAATGAAGGCCATTCCGGACACACAAAATAA